The following coding sequences lie in one Arachis hypogaea cultivar Tifrunner chromosome 9, arahy.Tifrunner.gnm2.J5K5, whole genome shotgun sequence genomic window:
- the LOC112710432 gene encoding putative disease resistance protein At4g11170 has product MFQNPRTLACKMKYIGLIVCVIAICIAIIAQKFDAETPVEKNTPPSYPEASSPTHDTKFEVFISFSGKDIREGLLSHLTKALRQKQIFTFVDTKLEQGGEISQELLQAIEKSLISLVVFSENYAFSTWCLDELVKIMECRREKGQIVLPVFYRVEPTHVRHQKGVFSTAFAKQERRFGKEKAQTWRSAFQEAANISGFHSAKFGNDAKLIEEIIQSVNTRLKNMRQFSSKGLFGIAKSISRVESLLRQEPESVRVIGIWGMGGFGKTTIAEVVYNLLRDEYESVVFLRNVREVSLRHGIIYLKNELFSKLLGENLEIDTQNGLPTYIETRIGRMKVLIVLDDVNQSEQFEILVGTPQSFGSGSRIIVTTRDRQVLAKYAHANDTYKVEPLESDEALQLFNLIAFQQNEVVEKEYSVLAERVVDHAKGIPLVLKTLGHLLHGKEKWIWESELEKLGRIPNKKVFDMMRLSYDELDRQEKSMLLDIACFFDGMKLKVKYLESLLKHGDFPVPAALKRLEDISFITISKEDVVTMHDIVQEMAWEIVRQESIEDPGNYSRIWNPEDIYQVLKNNQGSEAIRSINFSYSKATVRDMQLSPQVFSKMSKLRFLDFYGEQHLLHFPEGLQQLPSRLRYLRWTYYPLKSLPKKFSAEKLVILELPYSQVEKLWYGIQLKEFPDLSKATNLEILDFKYCLRLTRVHPSVFSLNKLETLDLSWCSQLARLETNAHLKSLRYLSLYHCKRLNKFSVISENMTELDLRHTSIRELPSSFGYQSKLEKLHLANSEVKKMPDSMKLLTSLKYLDISDCKNLQTLPELPLSIETLDADNCTSLKVVSFPNASEQLKENKKKAVFWNCLKLENQFLNAVALNAYINMVRFSNQYLSTIEHDNVDNSNEDPEASYVYPGSKVPNWLEYQTNMDHLTVNLSSAPYAPKLGFILCFIVPAVPSEGFRLMFTISGDDQEEDDVNEVRLYVDRPRKEISWDHVILIYDQRCSSFLNNRGQNRRMFNIKVSVVSLSMTSEYVAVELKGFGVHPVNPLEYPSFISFIKRMEQLGYYTTPATVNPVSRWNGIRSWFGAHNWG; this is encoded by the exons ATGTTTCAAAATCCAAGGACATTAGCTTGTAAAATGAAATATATTGGATTAATTGTTTGTGTAATAGCAATATGTATTGCAATTATCGCTCAGAAATTTGATGCAGAGACACCGGTAGAAAAAAATACTCCTCCTTCATATCCAGAGGCATCATCACCAACTCATGACACAAAGTTTGAGGTGTTCATCAGCTTCAGTGGCAAAGACATTCGGGAAGGTTTGCTCAGCCATCTCACCAAGGCATTACGGCAGAAGCAAATCTTCACCTTCGTTGACACGAAGCTCGAGCAAGGCGGAGAAATCTCGCAAGAGCTTCTCCAAGCAATTGAAAAGTCGTTGATCTCGTTAGTTGTCTTCTCAGAAAACTATGCGTTTTCGACTTGGTGTTTGGATGAGCTGGTCAAGATTATGGAGTGTAGAAGAGAAAAAGGACAAATTGTTTTACCGGTTTTCTACAGAGTGGAACCGACTCATGTGAGACACCAAAAGGGCGTTTTTTCTACTGCCTTTGCTAAACAAGAGAGAAGGTTTGGTAAGGAAAAGGCACAAACATGGAGATCTGCTTTTCAGGAAGCCGCTAATATTTCAGGCTTTCATTCAGCAAAATTCGG GAATGATGCTAAGCTTATTGAAGAAATCATCCAATCAGTGAACACTAGGTTGAAAAATATGCGCCAGTTTTCCTCAAAAGGACTCTTCGGAATTGCTAAATCAATTTCTCGTGTTGAATCATTGCTTCGCCAAGAGCCAGAGAGCGTCCGTGTCATTGGAATTTGGGGCATGGGTGGTTTCGGAAAGACAACCATTGCAGAAGTTGTTTATAACCTACTTCGTGATGAATACGAAAGCGTTGTTTTTCTTCGAAACGTAAGAGAAGTATCATTGAGACATGGAATTATTTACTTGAAGAATGAACTCTTTTCTAAACTCTTAGGCGAAAATCTTGAAATTGACACACAAAATGGATTGCCTACTTATATTGAGACGAGAATTGGCCGCATGAAGGTTCTTATTGTTCTTGATGATGTTAATCAATCAGAACAGTTTGAAATTCTAGTTGGAACCCCGCAAAGTTTTGGATCAGGTAGTAGAATCATTGTAACCACCAGAGATAGACAAGTGCTTGCGAAATATGCTCATGCTAATGATACATACAAGGTTGAACCATTGGAATCTGATGAAGCACTTCAGCTTTTCAATTTGATTGCGTTTCAGCAAAATGAAGTTGTTGAAAAGGAGTATAGTGTGTTAGCAGAGAGGGTGGTGGATCATGCCAAAGGGATTCCACTGGTTCTTAAGACTTTGGGTCATTTACTTCATGGAAAAGAAAAGTGGATATGGGAAAGTGAATTGGAGAAACTTGGGAGGATTCCGAATAAGAAGGTTTTTGATATGATGAGGCTGAGTTATGATGAGTTGGATCGCCAAGAGAAATCAATGCTTTTGGACATTGCATGCTTTTTTGATGGAATGAAGTTGAAGGTGAAGTACTTAGAGAGTTTGTTAAAGCATGGGGATTTTCCAGTTCCTGCAGCATTGAAAAGACTTGAAGATATATCTTTCATAACCATTTCTAAAGAGGATGTAGTGACAATGCATGATATTGTACAAGAAATGGCTTGGGAGATTGTTCGCCAAGAATCTATTGAAGACCCTGGTAACTATAGTCGAATTTGGAATCCTGAGGACATTTATCAAGTACTGAAAAATAATCAG GGGAGTGAGGCCATTAGAAGCATAAACTTCAGCTATTCCAAAGCAACAGTTAGGGACATGCAGTTAAGTCCTCAAGTATTTTCTAAGATGAGTAAGCTGCGATTTCTCGACTTTTATGGAGAACAACACCTCTTACACTTTCCTGAGGGGCTTCAACAGTTGCCAAGTCGGCTCAGATATCTTCGTTGGACTTATTACCCTCTCAAATCATTACCAAAGAAATTTTCTGCTGAGAAGCTAGTTATATTGGAACTACCTTATAGTCAAGTGGAAAAGCTTTGGTATGGGATCCAG TTGAAGGAGTTTCCAGACTTATCAAAAGCCACCAATCTTGAGATATTGGATTTCAAATATTGTCTCCGCTTGACTCGTGTCCATCCATCTGTCTTCTCCCTCAACAAGCTTGAGACATTGGATCTAAGCTGGTGCTCTCAACTTGCCAGACTTGAAACTAATGCTCACTTGAAATCCCTTCGTTATCTGAGCCTCTATCACTGCAAAAGATTGAACAAATTTTCAGTGATATCAGAAAACATGACAGAACTGGATTTGCGACACACATCCATCCGAGAATTGCCCTCGTCCTTTGGATATCAAAGCAAACTCGAAAAGCTTCATCTAGCAAACTCTGAAgtaaagaagatgcctgataGCATGAAGCTTCTCACAAGTCTGAAATATCTTGACATAAGTGATTGCAAGAATCTTCAAACTCTGCCGGAGCTTCCCCTCTCCATAGAAACATTAGATGCAGATAACTGCACATCATTGAAGGTTGTGTCTTTCCCAAATGCGAGTGAACAGCTgaaggaaaacaagaaaaaggCTGTGTTCTGGAACTGCTTGaagttggaaaatcaatttctcAATGCTGTCGCATTGAATGCTTATATCAACATGGTGAGATTCTCAAACCAATATTTGTCTACAATAGAACATGACAATGTAGACAATTCTAATGAAGACCCTGAAGCCTCTTATGTTTATCCCGGGAGCAAAGTTCCAAACTGGCTTGAGTATCAAACAAATATGGATCACCTTACTGTTAATCTCTCTTCAGCTCCATATGCACCCAAATTAGGCTTCATTTTATGCTTCATTGTTCCTGCAGTACCATCAGAGGGTTTTAGGCTGATGTTTACAATCAGTGGTGACGACCAAGAGGAAGACGATGTCAACGAAGTCAGGTTGTACGTGGACAGACCAAGGAAGGAGATTTCATGGGATCATGTGATTCTAATATACGACCAACGTTGTAGTAGCTTCCTAAATAACAGAGGTCAAAATCGAAGAATGTTTAACATCAAGGTCTCAGTTGTGTCACTATCCATGACATCAGAGTATGTGGCAGTGGAGTTGAAAGGGTTTGGAGTGCACCCAGTAAACCCATTAGAATATCCAAGTTTCATTAGTTTTATTAAAAGAATGGAACAGTTGGGTTATTATACTACTCCTGCTACTGTCAACCCGGTTTCACGATGGAATGGAATTAGGTCGTGGTTTGGAGCTCACAATTGGGGATGA